The Aureispira anguillae genome contains a region encoding:
- a CDS encoding TonB-dependent receptor — translation MRHLLLFLFVLISHLSSAQSLGEDVYIQYYLGRSVQRTQLFNETGLGKFIVFRNIPANWIREYQRTNALEDIQGLFGAVEPKFEPLRENSFLVDFKGANLGELDLSFRGNMEFKKVSGQLSVNAHWGNQKNDWNQDGYLDIPLKKRIFLHNSWTISLKKFTSINTICLLGMETQGGQMSFDKTTDFLTKNAYGNGGGITHLVGESSNFVATRSKDMFLINFRVVDHSQDNYYGLRQYKGKEWSVNTKAQYSYRLENGFDLFLFGLNYKYQTIREQFDSLKLERKESFGGGYMGYETYFGKKFKLSTRINIAYHNLAKWIFIPHLKFDATILKSLSANVFGGSGMRYANILSESAAFLVSNRTIELKSPLVPERAWYYGASVNYGTWLRLGWDFYTSMNLQFYHTIYQNKVIMDMDQDAYKISFYNLDGRAEKISFELDGQIRLARPQMGLNIDYRLDFIHSTINNIYRREPLYSMHSILLAFDYRMRIRGRYICDITSQLHWYGPQRLPNVAPKIATAPNPLYPLESSDVYRWDLKVEFPFYAWVRGKNKWKNFVFYVGVDNVLNSIQELPYIGHDRPFDRDFDGGLFWNSTVGRRFYGGFTYVFK, via the coding sequence ATGAGACACTTATTGTTATTTTTATTCGTATTAATCAGCCATCTTAGCAGCGCACAATCTTTGGGCGAAGATGTCTATATACAGTATTATTTGGGGCGTAGTGTACAGCGTACTCAGTTGTTTAATGAAACGGGGTTGGGGAAATTTATTGTTTTTAGAAATATTCCTGCCAACTGGATTCGAGAATACCAGCGAACCAATGCTTTAGAAGATATTCAAGGGCTTTTTGGTGCAGTTGAACCAAAATTTGAACCCTTAAGAGAAAATTCTTTTTTAGTGGATTTTAAAGGCGCAAATTTGGGTGAACTAGATCTAAGTTTTAGAGGAAATATGGAATTCAAAAAGGTGTCAGGGCAATTGAGCGTTAATGCTCATTGGGGCAACCAAAAGAACGACTGGAATCAAGATGGCTATTTGGATATACCACTCAAAAAACGAATATTTTTGCACAATTCTTGGACCATATCGCTCAAAAAATTTACTTCTATTAATACGATTTGTCTTTTGGGAATGGAAACCCAAGGAGGGCAAATGAGCTTTGATAAAACAACGGATTTTTTAACAAAAAACGCCTATGGAAATGGGGGAGGAATAACGCATTTGGTTGGAGAATCTTCCAATTTTGTGGCCACTCGAAGCAAAGATATGTTCTTGATTAATTTTAGGGTAGTAGATCATAGTCAAGATAATTATTATGGTTTGCGCCAGTATAAGGGCAAAGAGTGGAGTGTGAATACCAAAGCACAATATAGCTACCGATTAGAGAATGGCTTTGACTTATTTTTGTTTGGTCTCAATTATAAATACCAGACCATCAGAGAGCAGTTTGATAGCCTAAAATTAGAACGAAAAGAATCTTTTGGTGGGGGCTATATGGGCTATGAAACGTATTTTGGTAAAAAATTTAAACTATCGACAAGAATTAATATTGCTTATCACAATTTAGCAAAATGGATTTTTATCCCTCATTTAAAATTTGATGCTACTATTTTAAAATCATTGAGTGCCAATGTATTTGGAGGCTCAGGAATGAGATACGCCAATATTTTGAGTGAAAGTGCTGCCTTTTTAGTAAGCAATAGAACGATTGAGTTAAAATCACCTTTAGTTCCCGAAAGGGCGTGGTATTATGGCGCTTCTGTTAATTATGGAACTTGGTTGCGTTTAGGTTGGGACTTTTATACCTCTATGAATTTGCAGTTCTACCATACCATTTACCAAAACAAGGTAATTATGGACATGGATCAGGATGCCTATAAAATTTCTTTTTATAATTTGGATGGAAGGGCTGAAAAAATATCGTTTGAACTAGATGGACAAATTAGATTGGCTAGACCTCAAATGGGATTGAATATAGATTATCGTTTGGATTTTATCCATTCTACCATCAACAATATTTATCGTAGAGAGCCTTTGTACTCAATGCATAGTATCTTACTGGCATTTGATTATAGAATGAGAATTAGAGGAAGGTACATTTGTGACATTACAAGCCAATTACATTGGTATGGCCCTCAGCGGTTGCCCAATGTAGCCCCTAAGATAGCTACTGCTCCTAATCCACTGTACCCACTTGAATCATCAGATGTTTATCGTTGGGATTTGAAGGTAGAATTTCCATTTTATGCTTGGGTTCGAGGAAAAAATAAATGGAAAAATTTTGTCTTTTATGTTGGAGTCGATAATGTGCTAAATTCTATTCAAGAGCTGCCCTATATAGGTCATGATAGACCCTTTGACCGAGATTTTGATGGCGGCTTGTTCTGGAACTCAACCGTTGGTCGGCGATTTTATGGAGGATTTACTTATGTCTTTAAATAA
- a CDS encoding beta propeller repeat protein, which produces MKHPQMLIIGLCLLFHNGFGQFQISPDSSFYQFLDSFYVHYQADSAEGGIYNQVRRDKMTWGPRLAPTGNMSRANKAMLDYTRLYSGIYNNSNNLPPVGTTPIVIPPVHPLASDWDELGPNQTIHLGGDGRGMGQIHRLAFHPNYDSVNNQTIYAGSHYGGLYRTDDGGLNWYNYHTDRGLPMTSIGGIAVSSSRVFVCTGNGDHGYSSFGLQANYDPLRGVLNNADPIHTQGVYFNHTANDHWVSMNGSAVVMIDGTVKSDLLEVFESGGHHAEYYCASDQ; this is translated from the coding sequence ATGAAACACCCACAAATGTTAATAATAGGGCTCTGCCTATTATTCCACAACGGTTTTGGACAATTCCAAATCTCCCCCGATTCTTCATTTTATCAATTCTTAGACTCTTTTTATGTGCATTACCAAGCCGATAGCGCAGAAGGTGGCATTTACAACCAAGTACGGCGAGACAAGATGACTTGGGGACCTCGCCTAGCGCCCACTGGCAATATGAGTAGGGCGAATAAGGCAATGCTAGATTATACCAGACTTTACAGCGGTATTTACAACAACAGCAACAATTTGCCACCAGTAGGAACAACTCCTATTGTCATTCCTCCTGTTCATCCATTGGCATCGGATTGGGATGAATTGGGACCGAATCAAACCATTCATTTAGGAGGTGATGGACGGGGAATGGGACAAATTCATCGACTGGCCTTTCACCCGAATTACGATTCTGTCAACAACCAAACGATTTATGCAGGTTCCCATTATGGCGGTTTGTATCGGACGGATGATGGCGGTTTAAATTGGTACAATTATCATACAGATAGAGGGCTGCCCATGACTTCTATTGGTGGCATAGCGGTATCGAGCAGTCGAGTATTTGTCTGTACAGGAAACGGCGATCATGGTTATTCGTCTTTTGGTTTGCAAGCCAATTATGATCCACTTAGAGGCGTGCTTAACAATGCAGATCCCATTCATACCCAAGGCGTATATTTTAATCATACCGCTAATGACCATTGGGTATCGATGAATGGCAGTGCAGTGGTGATGATTGATGGAACGGTAAAGTCGGATTTATTGGAAGTTTTTGAATCAGGGGGGCACCATGCGGAATATTATTGTGCATCCGACCAATGA
- a CDS encoding WD40/YVTN/BNR-like repeat-containing protein, with translation MRNIIVHPTNDQILLIATSQGIFRTQNRGFSWEQVLVGPAATGGGFVLDTEWRGLEFHPTNPDIVYASGRNIYESVDGGQTWTALTGTGASLDFFEYQFSPYFA, from the coding sequence ATGCGGAATATTATTGTGCATCCGACCAATGACCAAATTCTTTTGATTGCCACCAGTCAAGGAATCTTTAGAACGCAGAATAGAGGATTTTCTTGGGAGCAAGTTTTAGTAGGACCAGCAGCAACAGGAGGTGGTTTTGTCTTGGATACAGAATGGCGAGGGTTGGAATTTCATCCTACGAATCCCGATATTGTTTATGCCAGCGGACGAAATATTTATGAGTCCGTAGATGGTGGGCAAACTTGGACTGCTTTAACGGGAACAGGAGCCAGTTTGGATTTTTTTGAATACCAGTTTTCCCCTTATTTTGCCTGA
- a CDS encoding T9SS type A sorting domain-containing protein — MATTPAAPHLLYVYLIRHQAMSLLVYSRNTGNWQHLETRTGLYETGLCKPAWAGISVSPVDSNHVCYGCTVVRGSYAAFSGAFSSWSPYANGAFHADVHSLAFSPNNGSEIFAGTHGGVSKLPLGGSTSDWVSLYDGLGVATIWSFDDWEGNDSLIALAQQDVGTNITIDNGTSWGQMAGEDGYGTRIDDQSGDLFFRQNDGTSFHRLVMSPLSYSPNNTPDGQWLPSDVPSTFPMLNHPKNDSLYFGFTELYLRNAHTRIDSLVAIDTFPATNSLPNGLSSNATNCDAIGASPGVNQIYQWVQPVGSGGLSAPGFCVVRTYQTILDKWGLKSNLKRYQAADDNRRILEIGFSEDENSDYTYLVTLGDNSENRRSDFYFNNGLGCDTCFVLKNAGLPIDTTAAGSDPNPITGIAVDPLDGKRLWLSFSGYSKDIKVYYSSDSGSTWTSYDDANNALANLNVPINNIVYQRGTKDRLYIATDVGVYVREDGGDWLRYGENFPNVRTTELKINYCLGKLRAATFGRGVWESDLLPAETDISYRSFRTISGTEIWSTDKNMSRDIKVKTGATLILDSITLNMPKGGLIVVETGGILMVNGSTITNLCGQTWQGIQVWGNSAMPQLPSHQGMIGLNGSRIEYAKNAISPWQVGHYPDIIAGTGGTGGLIRAMDSEFVNNWRSIDFMQYRSTTAEQSSLLNCTFTVNDAYRPFNQDSIPFFLGHISMWGIGGTEIKGCSFKDERSNKVGDAARGGSFGLLSLGGSPQLRKWVYLDKRNRFEGLERGLDLTGPSLSPLTATVDECNFIDNEQALTIRAQNHAVIIRDSFVIGGFAAAAPNHYVVEEYGLGLIANTAFVVEQNVFQASSTDQTLGSWVEDAGAGGNQIRNNQYHNLTGGNLAHGRNDGVLPDDGMQYLCNQNSSNAYDFTVLPNIMTNAAPASIGAQQGSITQASRNTLSTPIQSLPAQAQFYNYSYNPILGQLNAPIAYYYTSDPQVSSAESPDPALLFNTNHQVVPFGNTAFCADHYTGVGVYKISDAEGSPLSLATLKANYYQTQTAYDLLEENYSNLDPADSSLVLEQAGELAGANREVFFWANEVIRAYSNDSLPHEDSIAVWIQKKTGSEAVYELVEHYWRIGQYNTALEWIDSIPAQYSLEERALNNQDDYKRLKQLLYTAYQAGRTEANLEKAEVEVLEEIAATKWGFAAVQAGNILNFFYRKGILYYPTLPDRTPIEGRYIPATNSKPSFASEEAILEGSPSPAINWVDISYQLPKGIKKGDLIVTATSGAKIAQFKLQNNLGQLTLNTKNWAAGIYFAVLYSEGQACKVFKIVLQK, encoded by the coding sequence GTGGCTACCACGCCTGCTGCTCCTCATTTGCTTTATGTTTATTTGATAAGGCATCAAGCCATGAGCCTACTGGTTTATAGTCGAAACACTGGGAATTGGCAACATTTAGAAACGAGGACAGGATTATATGAAACAGGGCTTTGCAAACCTGCTTGGGCAGGAATATCCGTATCTCCTGTTGATTCCAATCACGTTTGTTATGGATGTACGGTTGTAAGAGGAAGTTATGCTGCTTTTTCTGGAGCTTTTAGTAGCTGGTCGCCCTACGCCAATGGGGCATTTCATGCAGATGTACACAGTCTTGCCTTTAGTCCTAATAATGGCAGTGAAATTTTTGCAGGAACCCATGGAGGCGTGAGTAAATTACCATTAGGGGGCAGTACCTCTGATTGGGTTTCTTTGTACGATGGGCTAGGAGTAGCTACAATATGGTCTTTTGACGACTGGGAAGGCAATGATAGTTTAATTGCTTTAGCGCAACAAGATGTAGGGACGAATATCACCATAGATAATGGAACTAGTTGGGGGCAAATGGCGGGTGAAGACGGCTATGGAACTCGAATTGATGACCAAAGTGGAGATCTTTTTTTTCGCCAAAATGATGGAACAAGTTTTCATCGTTTAGTAATGTCCCCTTTGTCTTATAGTCCTAATAATACTCCCGATGGTCAATGGCTGCCATCGGACGTTCCAAGCACCTTTCCGATGTTAAATCATCCTAAAAATGATTCTTTGTATTTTGGGTTTACCGAGCTTTATTTGCGGAATGCCCATACCAGAATAGATTCTTTAGTTGCCATAGATACTTTTCCTGCTACAAATAGCTTACCCAATGGTTTGAGTTCTAATGCGACCAATTGCGATGCGATAGGAGCAAGCCCTGGTGTAAATCAAATTTACCAATGGGTTCAGCCAGTAGGTTCAGGGGGCTTATCTGCCCCAGGCTTTTGCGTGGTTCGGACTTACCAGACCATTTTAGATAAATGGGGGCTGAAATCCAACCTAAAAAGGTATCAAGCTGCAGATGACAATCGTAGAATCTTAGAAATCGGCTTCTCCGAAGACGAAAACAGTGATTATACCTATTTGGTGACCCTAGGGGATAATTCTGAAAATCGGCGTTCGGACTTTTATTTTAACAATGGTTTGGGCTGTGATACCTGTTTTGTCTTAAAAAATGCAGGGTTACCCATTGATACCACAGCAGCAGGAAGTGATCCCAACCCCATTACGGGAATAGCCGTAGATCCCTTAGATGGAAAGCGTTTGTGGTTGAGCTTTTCGGGCTATAGCAAGGACATAAAAGTATACTATTCCAGCGACTCAGGGAGTACATGGACGAGTTATGACGATGCCAACAATGCCTTGGCTAATCTAAATGTTCCCATTAACAACATTGTCTACCAAAGAGGCACCAAAGACCGTTTGTATATTGCAACGGATGTTGGGGTTTATGTACGGGAAGATGGGGGCGATTGGTTGCGTTATGGGGAGAACTTTCCCAATGTACGAACAACGGAATTAAAGATCAATTACTGCCTCGGCAAGCTCAGAGCGGCAACCTTTGGGCGTGGCGTATGGGAGTCGGACTTGTTGCCTGCCGAAACGGATATTAGTTATCGCAGTTTCCGCACGATTTCGGGTACTGAAATCTGGTCAACGGACAAAAATATGAGTCGAGACATTAAAGTAAAAACAGGGGCAACGCTAATCTTGGACAGCATCACCTTAAATATGCCCAAAGGGGGGCTTATTGTGGTCGAAACAGGAGGGATTTTGATGGTCAATGGCAGTACCATTACCAATCTTTGCGGACAAACTTGGCAGGGCATTCAAGTTTGGGGAAACTCTGCAATGCCTCAACTGCCGAGCCATCAGGGGATGATCGGGCTCAATGGTTCTAGAATAGAATACGCCAAAAATGCGATTAGCCCTTGGCAAGTGGGCCATTATCCTGATATAATAGCGGGGACAGGTGGAACAGGTGGGCTAATTCGAGCAATGGACAGTGAGTTTGTCAACAATTGGCGTTCCATAGATTTTATGCAGTATCGCTCTACGACAGCCGAACAGAGTAGTTTATTAAATTGCACCTTTACGGTTAATGATGCCTATCGCCCCTTTAATCAAGACAGTATTCCCTTCTTTTTGGGGCATATCTCGATGTGGGGAATCGGCGGCACAGAGATCAAAGGCTGTAGCTTCAAGGATGAGCGAAGCAATAAGGTAGGCGATGCGGCTAGAGGGGGGAGTTTTGGGCTACTCAGCTTGGGGGGCAGCCCGCAGTTGAGGAAGTGGGTGTACTTGGATAAACGCAATCGTTTTGAGGGCTTGGAGCGAGGGCTAGACTTAACGGGTCCCAGTCTTAGCCCTTTAACCGCTACCGTAGACGAGTGTAATTTTATAGACAATGAGCAGGCTTTGACCATACGGGCGCAGAATCATGCCGTGATTATTAGGGACAGTTTTGTGATTGGGGGCTTTGCTGCTGCTGCGCCCAACCACTATGTAGTAGAGGAATATGGATTGGGCTTGATTGCCAATACGGCCTTTGTAGTGGAACAAAATGTCTTTCAAGCTTCTAGCACTGACCAGACGCTCGGTTCTTGGGTGGAGGATGCTGGCGCTGGTGGTAACCAAATTAGAAATAATCAATACCACAATCTAACGGGAGGCAATCTAGCGCATGGGCGTAATGATGGCGTTTTGCCTGATGATGGAATGCAATATCTTTGCAATCAAAATAGTAGCAATGCTTATGATTTTACGGTTTTACCCAATATTATGACCAATGCCGCTCCTGCTAGTATTGGTGCACAACAAGGTAGTATTACCCAAGCCAGTAGAAATACCCTATCAACGCCCATACAAAGTTTGCCCGCTCAGGCGCAATTTTATAATTATAGCTACAATCCAATATTGGGGCAGTTAAATGCCCCTATTGCTTATTATTATACAAGTGACCCTCAGGTTAGTTCTGCTGAATCTCCTGACCCTGCTCTATTATTTAATACAAACCATCAAGTAGTTCCATTTGGGAACACTGCTTTTTGTGCTGATCATTATACCGGAGTCGGCGTTTATAAAATATCTGATGCAGAAGGAAGCCCCCTAAGCCTAGCAACACTCAAAGCCAATTATTACCAGACCCAAACAGCCTATGATTTATTGGAAGAAAACTATTCTAATTTAGATCCCGCAGATAGCAGTTTGGTCTTAGAACAAGCGGGAGAATTGGCAGGAGCCAATCGAGAAGTCTTCTTTTGGGCAAATGAAGTTATTAGAGCCTATTCCAACGATAGTTTACCCCATGAAGATAGTATAGCGGTTTGGATTCAGAAAAAAACAGGTTCAGAGGCGGTCTATGAATTGGTAGAACATTATTGGAGGATAGGACAGTATAATACAGCCTTGGAATGGATCGATTCAATTCCTGCTCAATATAGCTTAGAGGAACGTGCTTTAAACAATCAGGACGATTATAAACGTTTAAAACAACTATTATATACGGCATACCAAGCAGGGAGAACAGAAGCCAACTTAGAAAAAGCGGAAGTGGAGGTTTTAGAAGAAATTGCCGCTACTAAATGGGGTTTTGCAGCGGTACAGGCAGGCAATATCTTAAATTTCTTTTATCGAAAGGGGATTCTTTATTATCCAACCTTGCCCGATAGAACTCCAATAGAAGGGCGTTATATTCCTGCTACCAACAGTAAGCCTAGTTTTGCGAGTGAGGAAGCCATTTTAGAGGGAAGCCCCAGTCCTGCAATCAATTGGGTAGATATATCGTATCAATTGCCTAAGGGAATTAAAAAAGGAGATTTGATAGTGACGGCTACCTCAGGTGCTAAGATTGCTCAATTCAAATTGCAAAACAATTTGGGACAACTTACGTTAAATAC